A stretch of Sulfurimonas xiamenensis DNA encodes these proteins:
- a CDS encoding PD-(D/E)XK nuclease family protein has protein sequence MNKSIIVLPSARAIRQKQLAVEGSTLFLPNYITMSDFIANLCIVKDFKTLDADSRVLLLLEAADFKSFSNLQIKRNFFTFTKNASYIFKFFQELSAEKYDIANLGISDIYGEYEEHIAILQELYRRYETLCSQRKVLDKIFLPKLYIFNESYIKNYKSVELYVDGHLTNFELELLEKCCVFSSVSIIFSATRFNTKMQSKFLDMGIELEQGYRYTLSLNKKKICSKEKIEFNKKITSQSFSEPVLQVAYVKTKIYEFVKKGYKPENIAVILPDENFAQTLKVFDKSANFNFAMGEPFAKTKIYEKLNATCKYIEQDSKENEARLERVGDEFYLNLYSIYNKKSSDVDILAFLKSYKESFTNKKEIKIFEEELYSFKNILPFMKEMHIKSVINLFLQRLANRTIDDVRGGKITVMGVLETRSVEFDAVVIVDFSDKHVPKKSDKDMFLNTNIREMANLPTMRDRENLQKHYYEMLINRSKEAAISFVKSDESSGSRFLKQLGIEEKNSYLELDYAGVLFQRAAFDIKKDEDIVLEYSFKDKKLSATKLKTFLTCRRKYYYKYIKQIANHEIPKDMPQEYEIGQDVHEALKNLYEKKSFYTDKHALQKDLYKELDNACGDSEFEKYLIALQKRRMESFCENEVVRFKQGWRVEACEESLQCEFAGITLVGQIDRVDKKKSDIYVIDYKTGSYPLYTEKNLHEATDFQLEFYYLLAQKFGNVTGCGYYDLKESKIVNEPFLKEKLAVLESNIKDLLNIQELNFSRCEDLKSCLYCEYKVMCGRE, from the coding sequence ATGAATAAATCTATTATAGTCTTACCATCTGCTCGCGCAATTAGACAGAAGCAGTTAGCTGTGGAGGGTTCAACTCTTTTTTTGCCAAATTACATCACTATGAGTGATTTTATAGCAAATCTATGTATAGTAAAAGATTTTAAAACTCTTGATGCGGACAGCAGAGTTTTGCTTCTTTTAGAAGCAGCTGATTTTAAAAGTTTTTCAAATCTACAAATTAAAAGAAATTTTTTTACCTTCACAAAAAATGCATCCTATATATTTAAATTTTTTCAAGAGTTAAGTGCCGAGAAGTATGATATAGCTAATCTTGGTATCTCTGATATCTATGGCGAGTATGAGGAGCATATTGCCATACTTCAGGAACTTTATAGAAGATATGAGACTTTATGTAGTCAAAGAAAAGTTCTCGATAAGATATTTCTTCCAAAACTTTATATTTTTAATGAGAGTTATATAAAAAATTATAAAAGTGTAGAGCTGTATGTAGATGGGCATCTGACAAACTTTGAGCTCGAACTTTTAGAGAAGTGCTGTGTGTTTAGCAGTGTTAGTATTATCTTTAGCGCTACAAGATTCAATACAAAAATGCAGAGTAAATTTTTAGATATGGGTATAGAGCTGGAGCAAGGGTATAGATATACACTATCTCTTAATAAAAAAAAGATATGCTCAAAAGAGAAAATAGAGTTTAATAAAAAGATAACATCTCAATCTTTCAGTGAGCCGGTTTTGCAAGTTGCTTATGTGAAAACAAAGATATATGAGTTTGTAAAAAAAGGGTATAAACCTGAAAATATCGCAGTTATTTTACCTGATGAGAATTTTGCGCAGACACTTAAGGTTTTTGATAAAAGTGCTAATTTTAATTTTGCTATGGGTGAGCCTTTTGCCAAAACAAAGATCTATGAGAAACTAAATGCTACATGCAAGTATATAGAACAGGATTCTAAAGAGAATGAAGCAAGGCTTGAGCGCGTAGGTGATGAGTTTTATTTAAATTTATACTCGATTTATAATAAAAAGAGCTCAGATGTGGATATTTTAGCTTTTTTAAAGAGCTACAAAGAGAGTTTTACAAACAAAAAAGAGATTAAAATTTTTGAAGAGGAGCTTTATAGCTTTAAAAATATTTTACCTTTTATGAAAGAGATGCATATTAAATCCGTAATCAATCTATTTTTGCAAAGATTGGCAAATAGAACGATTGATGATGTGCGAGGCGGAAAAATAACGGTTATGGGAGTTTTAGAGACTCGCTCTGTGGAGTTTGATGCGGTTGTTATAGTTGATTTTAGCGACAAACATGTTCCAAAAAAAAGTGATAAGGATATGTTTTTAAATACAAATATCAGAGAGATGGCAAACCTTCCGACTATGAGAGACAGAGAAAATCTGCAAAAACATTATTATGAGATGTTGATAAACAGAAGTAAAGAGGCAGCAATCTCTTTTGTAAAATCAGATGAGAGTAGCGGTTCTAGATTTTTAAAACAGCTCGGTATTGAAGAGAAAAACAGCTATTTAGAGCTTGATTATGCAGGCGTGCTTTTTCAAAGAGCAGCTTTTGACATAAAAAAAGATGAAGATATTGTTTTGGAGTACAGTTTTAAAGATAAAAAACTCTCTGCTACAAAGCTGAAAACTTTTCTTACTTGCAGAAGAAAGTATTACTATAAATATATAAAACAGATAGCAAATCATGAGATTCCAAAAGATATGCCACAGGAGTATGAGATTGGTCAGGATGTCCATGAAGCACTTAAAAATCTTTACGAAAAAAAGAGTTTTTATACAGATAAGCATGCGCTTCAAAAAGACCTTTATAAAGAGCTTGACAATGCATGCGGAGATAGTGAGTTTGAGAAGTATCTTATTGCACTGCAAAAAAGAAGAATGGAGAGCTTTTGCGAGAATGAGGTAGTAAGATTTAAGCAGGGTTGGAGAGTCGAAGCGTGTGAAGAGAGCCTTCAGTGTGAGTTTGCAGGTATAACACTTGTCGGACAAATAGATAGAGTTGATAAAAAAAAGAGCGATATCTATGTTATTGACTATAAAACAGGTTCTTATCCTCTTTATACAGAAAAAAATCTGCATGAAGCAACCGATTTTCAGCTGGAATTTTACTATCTGCTCGCGCAAAAATTTGGTAATGTTACTGGGTGCGGATACTATGATCTCAAAGAGTCAAAAATTGTAAATGAGCCATTTTTAAAAGAGAAACTTGCAGTTTTGGAATCAAATATAAAAGATCTTTTAAATATTCAAGAGCTTAATTTCAGCAGGTGCGAAGATCTTAAAAGTTGTCTCTACTGCGAATATAAAGTCATGTGCGGTAGAGAATAA
- a CDS encoding FixH family protein, producing MSKKSAKIWPYSIVISITLVFIACVATIVIANKLPVEKSDTYMMGYHEADAKANEILKSAIEFNKRYKIEYISDELSSKNCIVKYRVMDSASSPVNNADIKIVITRPNNHKYDQELSNPVIENGIYTFRATKLPQEGRWDIMAKVKVEDIQRFYNIKADTRSKEVIEY from the coding sequence TTGAGTAAAAAAAGCGCTAAAATATGGCCATATTCAATCGTAATATCCATAACACTTGTATTTATCGCATGTGTGGCTACTATTGTTATTGCCAATAAACTTCCTGTTGAAAAGAGTGATACCTATATGATGGGTTATCATGAGGCAGATGCAAAAGCAAATGAGATACTAAAATCTGCAATAGAGTTTAATAAAAGGTATAAAATAGAGTATATCTCTGATGAGTTAAGCTCGAAAAATTGTATTGTAAAATACAGAGTTATGGATAGTGCTTCCAGTCCTGTCAATAATGCAGATATTAAAATCGTTATCACAAGACCAAATAACCACAAGTATGACCAAGAGTTAAGTAATCCTGTTATAGAAAATGGAATCTATACCTTTCGTGCAACAAAACTTCCTCAAGAGGGAAGATGGGATATTATGGCAAAAGTAAAAGTGGAAGATATCCAAAGATTTTATAATATTAAAGCAGATACAAGATCAAAAGAGGTTATAGAGTATTAA
- a CDS encoding 3-dehydroquinate dehydratase — protein sequence MYFRRGFFIIVLLTVFKSSLIAGYLYKDEIIFNSLFKSDIEKLGSELYQKTGVSLRLIMLKKLPDNTNIVAYEKELIKDFNEPTILLTFSEIDLKVDILANDTSLYTLFDKKQVLSPVASPIQAFIMALFYSEGWSSFKEIATNSNGTIIPLLAQKAKDDELLGKYSGAMFNGYADIAEQIAKSKNVVLENAVGNANQNSIFFVKILFYGFILYGIFLYIRRKLYIKRQNLE from the coding sequence TTGTATTTTAGAAGAGGATTTTTTATAATTGTTCTTTTAACTGTTTTTAAATCTTCTTTAATAGCCGGGTATCTTTATAAAGATGAGATTATTTTTAACTCTTTATTTAAGAGTGATATTGAAAAATTAGGCTCAGAGCTATATCAAAAAACAGGTGTTTCGTTAAGACTTATTATGCTTAAAAAATTGCCTGATAACACAAATATAGTTGCCTATGAAAAAGAGTTGATAAAAGATTTTAATGAGCCGACTATCTTACTGACATTTTCAGAGATAGATTTGAAAGTAGATATTCTGGCAAATGACACTTCTTTATACACACTTTTTGATAAAAAACAGGTTTTAAGCCCCGTTGCTTCGCCTATTCAGGCTTTTATTATGGCTCTTTTTTATAGCGAAGGCTGGTCTTCATTTAAAGAGATTGCAACAAACTCTAATGGGACAATTATTCCTCTTTTGGCTCAAAAAGCTAAAGATGATGAGCTGCTTGGCAAATATTCCGGCGCAATGTTTAACGGGTACGCAGATATTGCAGAACAAATTGCCAAAAGTAAAAATGTAGTTCTAGAAAATGCAGTCGGCAATGCTAATCAAAACAGTATATTTTTTGTAAAAATACTTTTTTACGGTTTTATACTTTATGGCATATTCTTATACATTAGAAGAAAACTATATATAAAAAGGCAAAATCTTGAGTAA
- a CDS encoding DUF4006 family protein, whose protein sequence is MNENRSIFSLDGITGMLIATILLLAILVFLSIWAVNVQQKSSSNFYDLKDETSIKMIGSKESDHIIDVK, encoded by the coding sequence ATGAATGAAAATAGAAGTATATTCTCTCTTGATGGCATAACAGGGATGTTAATAGCAACGATTTTGCTGCTTGCAATTTTAGTTTTTTTATCAATTTGGGCTGTAAATGTGCAACAAAAAAGTTCTTCAAATTTTTACGATTTAAAAGATGAAACATCAATTAAAATGATTGGTTCAAAAGAATCTGATCATATTATTGATGTAAAGTAA
- a CDS encoding cbb3-type cytochrome c oxidase N-terminal domain-containing protein: MNKLYLWGIIITVAMIGATYLSVATSKGGLNNDIVNILAVTGAVALVIITVFVVIKYVRQMQVDTASGELADENWDGIGEYKNELPTGWAVMFLLTMIWGMWYFTIGYPLNAYSQIGEYNEDVAVHNAKFEEKYKDITGERLVEMGESVYLAECKVCHGLSADGIDGKAANLNIRIDEQSVKYIIENGSNNKLLGMEMPMPDRNGLFNVNTGALITDAEIDIVSKYVANGMSGEGADVFAGACMSCHGEDGKGMEFVAPSIVTYTPVLVSNVLAHGKKGIIGTMPKFDRLNDKQKEAVGAYITSLSK; the protein is encoded by the coding sequence ATGAATAAGCTTTATCTTTGGGGAATTATTATAACTGTTGCAATGATTGGTGCTACATATTTGTCAGTAGCAACATCCAAAGGCGGTTTAAATAATGATATTGTAAATATACTTGCGGTAACGGGAGCGGTTGCATTAGTAATCATTACTGTTTTTGTCGTAATCAAGTATGTTCGTCAGATGCAAGTTGACACTGCATCCGGTGAGCTTGCAGATGAAAATTGGGATGGTATAGGTGAGTATAAAAATGAACTGCCTACTGGCTGGGCAGTTATGTTCTTACTTACTATGATATGGGGTATGTGGTATTTTACAATCGGATATCCTTTAAATGCCTATTCGCAAATAGGTGAATATAATGAAGATGTTGCAGTTCATAATGCAAAATTTGAAGAAAAATATAAAGATATTACAGGCGAAAGATTAGTTGAGATGGGAGAGTCTGTTTATTTGGCAGAGTGTAAAGTTTGTCATGGATTAAGTGCTGACGGTATTGATGGAAAAGCGGCAAATTTAAATATAAGAATTGATGAACAATCAGTTAAGTATATAATAGAAAATGGATCAAATAACAAGCTTTTGGGCATGGAGATGCCGATGCCTGATCGAAACGGTCTTTTTAATGTAAATACTGGAGCTCTTATTACAGATGCAGAGATTGATATAGTTTCAAAGTATGTCGCAAATGGTATGAGTGGCGAAGGTGCTGATGTATTTGCAGGTGCATGTATGTCTTGTCATGGAGAAGATGGAAAAGGCATGGAGTTTGTGGCTCCAAGTATAGTAACATATACACCGGTTTTAGTTAGCAATGTTCTTGCACATGGTAAAAAAGGTATTATCGGCACTATGCCTAAGTTTGACAGACTTAATGATAAGCAAAAAGAAGCAGTTGGTGCTTATATTACCAGCTTAAGCAAATAA
- a CDS encoding cytochrome c oxidase, cbb3-type, CcoQ subunit, with product MDIAQLQAYGYFALTFFLVVALYAYIYHLYSKKKDADGIDYEQYSNMALKDDIDDTPVSPKSDSEAPSEGEKKRGEIYE from the coding sequence GTGGATATTGCACAGTTACAGGCTTACGGATACTTTGCACTGACATTCTTTCTTGTTGTTGCTTTGTATGCATATATATATCATCTCTATAGTAAAAAAAAAGATGCTGATGGGATTGATTATGAGCAGTATAGCAATATGGCATTAAAAGATGATATAGATGATACTCCGGTATCTCCTAAATCAGATAGTGAGGCACCTTCTGAAGGTGAAAAGAAAAGAGGAGAGATATATGAATAA
- the ccoO gene encoding cytochrome-c oxidase, cbb3-type subunit II, translating into MFHWLEKHPFFFAVGVFIVISFAGLVEILPSFAQASRPVIGTAPYSTLELAGRQVYIKNSCNACHSQLIRPFKSETDRYGHYSLSGEYAYDRPFLWGSKRTGPDLMRVGNYRTTDWHENHMKDPQSVVPGSIMPAYRWMFTNKADIETAFAEQLTVAEYFSVPYNQEVPMKDGSTKVVKMGKSVAEAKELALEEAKAVVADMKDQDVKDAVARGEIPEIVALIAYMNSLK; encoded by the coding sequence ATGTTTCATTGGTTAGAAAAGCATCCGTTCTTTTTTGCGGTAGGTGTTTTTATAGTTATTTCTTTTGCAGGTTTAGTAGAGATTCTTCCGAGTTTTGCGCAAGCATCTCGCCCTGTTATTGGTACTGCTCCATACTCGACACTGGAGCTAGCGGGTCGTCAAGTTTATATAAAAAATAGTTGTAATGCATGTCATTCACAACTGATTCGTCCATTTAAATCAGAAACTGATCGTTATGGACATTATTCACTAAGTGGTGAGTATGCGTATGACCGTCCATTCTTATGGGGTTCTAAAAGAACAGGTCCGGATTTAATGCGTGTTGGTAACTATAGAACAACTGACTGGCATGAAAATCATATGAAAGATCCGCAAAGCGTAGTGCCTGGTTCTATTATGCCGGCATATAGATGGATGTTTACAAATAAAGCTGATATCGAGACTGCTTTTGCGGAGCAGCTTACTGTTGCTGAGTATTTTTCAGTTCCTTATAATCAAGAGGTACCTATGAAAGATGGTTCAACAAAAGTTGTTAAAATGGGTAAAAGCGTTGCCGAAGCAAAAGAGTTGGCTCTCGAAGAGGCAAAGGCTGTAGTGGCAGATATGAAAGATCAAGATGTTAAAGATGCAGTGGCTAGAGGTGAAATTCCTGAAATAGTTGCATTAATTGCATATATGAACAGTCTTAAATAA
- the ccoN gene encoding cytochrome-c oxidase, cbb3-type subunit I, protein MENRPLEYDYTIAKMFMMTTVVFGIIGMLIGVILAFQLAFPEANLFLGESLAEYTNFSRLRPLHTDAVIFGFTISGVFATWYYVGQRVLKVSMGESAFLMFLGKLHFWLYVLGVLAVVVSLFAGITTSKEYAEFEWPIDIVIVIIWVIWGIGMFGLIGIRREKSLYISIWYYIATFLGVAMLYLFNNMEIPTILATSAAGESGIGAWYHSVSMYAGTNDALVQWWYGHNAVAFVFTVPIIAMIYYFLPKESGQAIYSYKLSLLSFWGLMFVYLWAGGHHLLYSTVPDWMQTMGSIFSIILILPSWGSAINMLLTMKGEWQQVAASPLIKFMVLASTFYMFSTLEGPIQAIKSVNAIAHFTDWIVGHVHDGVLGWVGFMIMAALFHMAPRVFKRELYSKSLMAAQFWIQTLGVVLYFTSMWISGITQGMMWRAHDEFGNLAYSFIDTVTVLHPYYVIRGVGGLLYLIGFLMFAYNIYKTMTARRVEEIELQNASPMGA, encoded by the coding sequence ATGGAAAATCGTCCATTAGAGTATGACTATACAATTGCCAAAATGTTTATGATGACAACAGTGGTTTTTGGTATCATTGGAATGCTGATTGGTGTAATTTTAGCTTTTCAGCTTGCTTTTCCAGAAGCTAATTTATTCTTAGGGGAGAGTTTGGCAGAATATACAAATTTCAGTCGTCTCCGTCCTTTGCATACAGATGCGGTAATATTTGGGTTTACAATAAGTGGTGTTTTTGCTACTTGGTATTATGTAGGTCAGCGTGTACTAAAAGTGTCAATGGGTGAATCAGCCTTTTTGATGTTTTTAGGCAAGTTACATTTTTGGTTATATGTATTGGGAGTTCTTGCAGTAGTTGTTTCGCTGTTTGCCGGAATAACAACTTCCAAAGAGTATGCCGAATTTGAGTGGCCTATTGATATCGTCATAGTAATAATTTGGGTTATATGGGGCATAGGCATGTTTGGTTTAATCGGTATTCGCCGTGAAAAATCTCTCTATATTTCAATATGGTACTATATAGCTACTTTCTTAGGTGTAGCGATGCTATATCTATTTAACAATATGGAAATACCGACAATATTAGCAACATCTGCTGCCGGTGAAAGCGGTATAGGCGCATGGTATCATTCGGTTTCTATGTATGCCGGTACAAATGATGCTCTTGTTCAGTGGTGGTATGGACATAATGCAGTTGCTTTTGTTTTTACTGTACCCATTATTGCAATGATTTACTACTTTTTACCCAAAGAGTCGGGTCAAGCCATATATTCGTATAAGCTCTCTTTACTCTCTTTTTGGGGATTAATGTTTGTTTATCTATGGGCAGGCGGGCACCATCTTTTATACTCAACTGTTCCGGACTGGATGCAGACAATGGGTTCGATTTTTTCAATAATATTGATTCTTCCGTCTTGGGGATCTGCTATCAATATGCTTCTTACAATGAAGGGAGAGTGGCAGCAAGTTGCAGCTTCTCCGTTGATTAAATTTATGGTTTTAGCTTCAACTTTTTATATGTTTTCAACATTAGAAGGTCCGATTCAAGCTATTAAGTCTGTTAATGCAATTGCTCACTTTACAGACTGGATTGTTGGACATGTTCATGATGGTGTTCTTGGATGGGTTGGTTTTATGATTATGGCTGCACTTTTTCATATGGCACCTCGCGTATTTAAAAGAGAGCTATACTCTAAGTCATTGATGGCAGCGCAGTTTTGGATTCAAACATTAGGTGTTGTTTTGTACTTTACTTCTATGTGGATTTCAGGTATTACGCAAGGTATGATGTGGCGTGCACATGATGAGTTTGGTAATTTAGCTTACTCATTTATCGATACGGTAACAGTTCTTCATCCGTATTATGTAATTCGTGGTGTTGGTGGTTTATTATATCTAATCGGTTTTTTAATGTTTGCATATAACATTTACAAAACTATGACTGCTCGTCGTGTTGAAGAGATAGAGCTACAAAATGCATCGCCTATGGGCGCTTAA
- the carA gene encoding glutamine-hydrolyzing carbamoyl-phosphate synthase small subunit yields MKVLTKKVWLYFENGTFLEAHSFGAEDTVVGEIVFNTSMSGYQEVMSDPSYAGQFVTFTMPEIGNVGVNSQDMESKSAHAKGMIVRKYQDRYSNFRAEASLASFLKEQNVMGICDIDTRYITKMLRKEGAMMMIASTEISDKEELKNILAQSPRIEDINYIEQVSTKTAYKHTQSTYDYREFDYNSAPTPEANIAVLDFGVKRNILNELVNAKMSVEVIPNNFSAENLIDRYNKKEIDGVFLSNGPGDPLVLKKEQEEIKKLIAAKVPMFGICLGHQLLSISHGYDTYKLKFGHHGGNHPVKNIKTGLVEITAQNHNYNVPQNIVEVAEVTHLNLFDNTIEGLKYNNAPIFSVQHHPEASPGPKESRYIFNEFLSLIKR; encoded by the coding sequence ATGAAAGTTTTAACAAAAAAAGTTTGGCTATATTTTGAAAATGGAACTTTTTTAGAGGCTCATAGTTTTGGTGCAGAAGATACTGTAGTTGGCGAGATTGTGTTTAACACTTCTATGAGTGGGTATCAGGAAGTAATGTCAGATCCGTCTTATGCCGGTCAGTTTGTAACTTTTACAATGCCAGAAATTGGTAATGTCGGGGTTAATTCTCAAGATATGGAGAGTAAATCTGCACATGCAAAAGGAATGATAGTTAGAAAGTATCAGGATAGATACTCCAATTTTAGAGCAGAAGCATCACTGGCTAGTTTTTTAAAAGAACAAAATGTTATGGGTATTTGTGATATTGATACAAGATATATAACAAAAATGCTAAGAAAAGAGGGTGCTATGATGATGATAGCATCTACTGAAATAAGTGATAAAGAAGAGTTAAAAAATATTTTGGCTCAATCACCTAGAATAGAAGATATTAACTATATAGAGCAAGTAAGTACAAAAACAGCATATAAACATACTCAGTCAACTTATGATTATAGAGAGTTTGATTATAACTCTGCACCGACACCGGAGGCAAATATAGCAGTTTTAGATTTTGGTGTAAAAAGAAATATTTTAAATGAACTTGTAAACGCTAAAATGAGTGTTGAAGTAATACCAAATAATTTTAGTGCAGAAAATTTAATAGATAGATATAATAAAAAAGAGATAGACGGTGTTTTTCTCTCAAATGGTCCAGGTGATCCGCTGGTTTTAAAAAAAGAGCAAGAAGAGATAAAAAAATTAATAGCTGCAAAAGTTCCTATGTTTGGAATATGTCTTGGGCATCAGCTTCTTTCAATATCACACGGATATGATACATATAAATTGAAATTTGGTCATCATGGCGGTAATCATCCTGTAAAAAACATTAAAACAGGATTGGTTGAAATCACTGCACAAAATCACAATTATAATGTTCCTCAAAATATTGTTGAAGTAGCAGAGGTTACACATCTTAATCTATTTGACAATACAATAGAGGGATTAAAATACAATAATGCTCCAATATTTTCTGTTCAGCATCACCCAGAAGCCAGCCCTGGCCCAAAAGAGAGCAGATATATCTTCAATGAGTTTTTATCTTTAATAAAAAGATAA
- a CDS encoding DUF507 family protein: MKISLKTIPHIANKIAVDLKKSGVVTMTKGLEPIAQESQKILAHDVKQEIALEEKAREICEANEEQIEFNLVDERQLFFMIKKKLAPEFGVILNYEERYSDISHKILDELYEEDLIHFDVTENRIKNIIFNAITSFITEASELDNIIMDKIRTYKKKYIPGTDEFDILYEKLYREELTKRGME, from the coding sequence ATGAAAATATCACTTAAAACTATACCTCATATAGCGAATAAGATTGCAGTTGATTTAAAGAAGAGTGGTGTTGTTACGATGACAAAGGGTCTTGAGCCAATTGCACAGGAATCTCAAAAAATATTAGCACATGATGTTAAGCAAGAGATTGCTTTGGAAGAGAAGGCGAGAGAGATTTGTGAAGCAAATGAAGAGCAGATAGAGTTTAATCTTGTTGATGAGAGACAGCTCTTTTTTATGATAAAGAAAAAGCTAGCTCCTGAATTTGGTGTTATCTTAAATTATGAAGAGCGTTATTCAGATATTTCGCATAAAATTTTAGATGAGCTTTATGAAGAGGATCTGATTCATTTTGATGTAACAGAAAATCGTATTAAAAATATTATTTTTAATGCGATTACATCTTTTATAACAGAAGCTTCTGAGCTGGATAATATAATAATGGACAAAATTAGAACATACAAAAAGAAGTATATTCCGGGAACTGACGAGTTTGATATTTTATATGAAAAGCTCTATAGAGAAGAGCTTACAAAAAGAGGCATGGAGTAG
- a CDS encoding adenylosuccinate synthase, which translates to MKADLIVGIQWGDEGKGKIVDRLAGKYDMVCRSQGGHNAGHTIWVDGVKYALHLIPSGVLNPKAVNIVGNGVVLSPESIIKEMTQFEGLEGRLFISDKAHLNLPYHSLIDQAREKLKGDKAIGTTGKGIGPAYSDKINRVGVRVGELLNPARLCDSIMGYFEQNRDIFDILDIKTPNKAELLDELEGYKAKLAPFITDTTQMLWRALDEENKRVLLEGAQGTMLDIDHGTYPYVTSSSTVSAGACTGLGINAKDIGKITGIVKAYCTRVGNGPFPSEDLGEDGKRLGKQGHEFGTTTGRARRCGWFDAVACRYASRLNGCDELALMKLDVLDGFKEVKICVAYELNGEKIDYLPQNLDDVKPIYKSFKGWDKSVGARKLEDLPKEAQEYIKVIEEITKTKVGIISTSPERDDTIIL; encoded by the coding sequence ATGAAAGCAGATTTAATAGTAGGTATACAGTGGGGCGATGAAGGAAAAGGCAAAATTGTAGATAGATTGGCCGGTAAATATGATATGGTTTGCAGAAGCCAGGGCGGACACAATGCAGGCCATACAATTTGGGTTGATGGCGTAAAATATGCACTTCACCTTATACCTTCTGGTGTATTAAATCCTAAAGCTGTTAATATTGTGGGCAATGGCGTTGTTCTCTCTCCAGAATCCATTATTAAGGAGATGACTCAGTTTGAAGGCTTAGAAGGAAGACTTTTTATCTCCGACAAAGCTCACTTAAACCTGCCTTACCACTCTCTAATCGATCAAGCCCGTGAAAAATTAAAAGGCGATAAAGCAATTGGTACAACAGGTAAAGGAATAGGACCTGCCTATTCTGATAAAATAAACAGAGTAGGCGTTAGAGTAGGGGAACTTTTAAATCCTGCGAGACTTTGCGATTCAATTATGGGCTATTTTGAACAAAATAGAGATATATTTGACATTTTGGATATAAAAACACCGAATAAAGCTGAACTTTTAGATGAGCTAGAGGGGTATAAAGCTAAACTTGCTCCATTTATTACTGATACGACTCAGATGCTTTGGAGAGCGTTAGATGAAGAGAATAAAAGAGTTCTTTTAGAGGGTGCTCAGGGAACAATGCTTGATATTGATCATGGAACATATCCTTATGTAACATCAAGCTCAACGGTTAGTGCAGGCGCCTGTACAGGTTTGGGAATAAATGCAAAAGATATCGGTAAAATTACCGGCATTGTTAAAGCATATTGTACGCGTGTTGGAAATGGACCTTTTCCAAGTGAAGATTTGGGTGAAGATGGAAAAAGACTCGGAAAACAGGGGCATGAGTTTGGCACAACAACAGGGCGCGCAAGAAGATGCGGATGGTTTGATGCGGTAGCGTGTAGATACGCAAGCCGTTTAAACGGCTGTGACGAGCTTGCACTTATGAAGCTCGATGTTCTCGATGGATTTAAAGAAGTTAAAATATGTGTTGCTTATGAGTTAAACGGTGAAAAGATAGACTATCTTCCGCAAAATTTAGATGATGTAAAACCGATTTATAAATCTTTTAAAGGTTGGGATAAATCTGTTGGAGCAAGAAAATTAGAAGATTTGCCAAAAGAGGCGCAAGAGTATATTAAAGTGATTGAAGAGATTACAAAAACGAAAGTGGGTATTATCTCAACATCTCCGGAGAGAGACGACACAATTATTTTATAA